A stretch of Tenrec ecaudatus isolate mTenEca1 chromosome 2, mTenEca1.hap1, whole genome shotgun sequence DNA encodes these proteins:
- the C2H5orf22 gene encoding UPF0489 protein C5orf22 homolog, whose product MSDPAGSLSRLRRYSELPVWVVEDHQEVLPFIYRAIGSKHLPACNIQLVHFDSHPDLLIPVNMPADAVFDKETLFGELSIENWIMPAVYAGHFSHVIWFHPEWAQQIKEGRHCFLVGRDTSTTTIRVTSTDHYFLSDGLYVPEGQLENQKPFHLDVMTVQPPPVGSSPEGGDALASAKRPKLVLDDVDQAASAHCNSSSGGQAADTVTADSGQACVDPSCSCHPEHLQGQTNVHPGEGLRTVKTGDAFVLDIDLDFFSVKNPFKEMFTQDEYKILQELYQFKRPGADLTQEELANCVDARIHQLEDLEAIFADLCDGDDEDTVRRWAANPGMESLAPLVQSLKRRMEVPDYEMVHQAGLTCDFSELPHHVSTEQEVESLVQSVYCLLKTFPKPTLVTVARSSLDDYCPCEQVDAIQEKVLQMLRCLYGTLDVHLNYLEDSPPSEDNPSTEPLAAH is encoded by the exons ATGAGCGACCCCGCGGGATCGCTCTCCCGCCTGCGGCGCTACTCCGAGCTCCCGGTGTGGGTGGTGGAGGACCACCAGGAG GTTCTTCCTTTTATATACCGCGCCATTGGCTCAAAGCATCTTCCTGCCTGTAACATACAGTTGGTGCATTTTGATTCACATCCGGACCTCCTGATCCCTGTGAACATGCCAGCCGACGCTGTGTTTGACAAGGAGACGCTCTTCGG GGAATTAAGTATTGAGAATTGGATTATGCCTGCAGTCTATGCCGGCCATTTTTCTCATGTCATATGGTTTCATCCCGAATGGGCTCAGCAAATTAAAGAAGGGAGACACTGCTTTCTAGTGGGCAGAGACACGTCGACCACGACCATCAG ggtcaccagcactgaCCACTACTTCCTCAGCGATGGCCTTTATGTCCCAGAAGGCCAGCTGGAGAACCAGAAGCCTTTCCATTTGGATGTGATGACGGTGCAGCCGCCCCCGGTCGGCAGCAGTCCAGAAGGAGGGGACGCCCTGGCTTCTGCTAAGAGGCCAAAGCTGGTGCTGGACGATGTGGACCAGGCTGCCTCTGCTCACTGCAACTCGTCTTCAGGAGGACAGGCAGCGGACACAGTGACAGCGGACAGTGGCCAAGCCTGCGTGGATCCCTCATGCTCCTGTCATCCCGAGCATCTGCAGGGCCAGACCAACGTGCACCCAGGAGAGGGCCTGCGCACTGTGAAGACGGGGGACGCGTTTGTTTTAGACATTGACCTGGACTTCTTTTCAGTCAAGAATCCTTTCAAAGAAATGTTCACTCAG gaCGAGTACAAAATCTTACAAGAGCTGTATCAGTTTAAACGGCCTGGCGCCGACCTAACCCAG GAAGAGTTGGCCAACTGTGTGGATGCTCGGATCCATCAGCTGGAAGACCTGGAAGCTATCTTTGCCGATTTGTGTGACGGTGATGATGAGGACACTGTCCGGAGATGGGCTGCGAACCCTGG AATGGAGTCACTGGCTCCCCTTGTACAGAGTTTGAAAAGGCGGATGGAGGTGCCCGACTATGAAATG GTCCACCAGGCGGGCCTCACCTGTGACTTCTCAGAACTCCCTCACCACGTCAGCACAGAACAAGAAGTTGAGTCTCTGGTGCAGTCTGTGTACTGCTTACTGAAAACTTTTCCCAAACCCACCCTTGTGACAGTTGCAAG GTCAAGTCTAGatgactactgtccttgtgagcAAGTGGACGCCATTCAAGAGAAGGTCCTCCAGATGCTCCGCTGCCTCTATGGGACTCTGGACGTCCACCTGAACTACTTAGAAGACTCTCCGCCATCTGAAGACAATCCGAGCACTGAGCCCCTCGCTGCACATTAG